Proteins encoded by one window of Scatophagus argus isolate fScaArg1 chromosome 4, fScaArg1.pri, whole genome shotgun sequence:
- the LOC124057873 gene encoding uncharacterized protein LOC124057873 has translation MAGRMESWTILRLLILFVVLSLTGQFKLRDGEWAELRPDVAALHRLRGLSEHMFQEQLDNPSKQRFTSTHGAKVQRSIKRMDIDLNPMGLQDNLQECEKSFTACVIKMGQEFENLLAAIEEHKIRDWLLSASEISHSYSQKLLVTTDKEKSTNDRVQQEYSIDPHYSVIISKECLHNASCVPETDSYTVVKIFGSVSDDGQTLSGLSGSSLAELMLKPSLEAVPVFSLDGNTTTVFQHNFMRIFMVRGVKAVLETNQENHQIYQVMNQPDSVSGYRIPQRPVDHSTQYDHQQILIMEDDPIVRKAAEYLYAKHPKVSSVYALDKNQKPKLIHGDSVPLSEDSRLVLVGHGKRDNSGQVRLADYTATEVTKIVQQTFRVGNKIKTTSVVACEVGSDKAFVETLLKELHETANIETEVHLRDAVLQVRHTGEKITQDISTDGLAEWRHKDDSKKVVATLDRNGNVIVRNEPGSKGEPVFTSERNTLINEYVGNRFKAYKSSWPDQPQRFIHHKASAKFDQNVCDELEALSWGFFHGDLPEPKKVNFNNLRQIEQHFVIGKHINNDKNIEWITDHQELKNILSKCYEVNSGEDVRKVIRHYAKTGEEKPTYLMVKDWIYVVDPKNLYDYPVGKRLDNNQRQNKNTIKEIRNCIEKQIGNEKYPDMRAHIVDKNIPNSKERYVQYVKDIFLGEHTTHLPLSTEAWCTTYFTASVISESARNFRTFPLVLTALDMFESPNNNIKEQGLDFFFDEHPMARGSSWIDPSRRGFSGSATPIGSSKLGNTVNPPTEGQLMSHLEMVLENEVKQYKSWLKVDTKNSQSEIMKLAEKYQIIESNTADQQNIINDYKTFKEQISEPSASGTLGGYNDGRTTSQDLMSASKLENSFKLESHFSRLKALFAEQINSQLKAKYGENTAGWRIQEGSARMEDGQVICHLVSDAAEVEPVEFRVKLSAESQRYNEKMLKTIDTAVHDLEGHVSGSSHQVSKYVEHTGTAVGILGLMLGMKGAARAHEQGDTEHEVVGALQTAHGAVAMATSVIAKQALSSETRIARAAAVVMKSPVMKGTMVVLPLVGIGFGIYNVIEDVKRGDPLGYIDAGIDVSMVALDVIEIAQPELAPFIAPVTMALSVVRMVIDDVYMSIENELKSLPKDAGVLEKLVAGLRGFGKGILHFAIHVASIFYDWRYDEIEEGHRLVAQISDYSKYYRVTKQEDGTSAIDFTAGDSSWNGGGIHFCLADQGQSELCMDYFVSSDERMTKRCWDIDTQGSQDIILGLGESRQLEYSTLQKKVLMFIPAGSVTVVSGYIPISYSRYGTYTGNRDSNRFFAIQKAEDQHVIEVMLSYYYKLYGEPGDDVFYLGPQRSYVQGSGGKDTYIIPKNGGKTIINNYDPSKAPDTLHFSADYSHISVSKSGDDVVLMYEGSHMVAIERWFLGEVYRHMSMMSGDGVLFEISSRVASSVQLVARGINKMFKTQGETVDTSQPLLSTVVNIFGSRNDDVLIGNGENNLIDGGGGRDRLIGGEGEDIYMVKDRQQSSVLIENYSRDTKTDLVIIEANLHTFTVRVQHDNVVLNAFHGSTALHVTLLRWFRSPADRHLQVVTKDLITFTVSDNKADCQQRNPFTKCIKSHRIDYSSSRSPLVVDLQKDEAFDSVTEVRGSEFDDIVRGNKEHNVVVPGRGNDFIQGRGGEDWYVITPGQGVKTINNQSPDQALDVLFLKEQYQHITCTCEGQNINILVYGRKDVTLQNWFESKNHQHLQVKTSDGITAGLMPNISSCGESLMLPLTVDYRNQKPEALGCFSYRFKVSEEERVFCDHQGKEMMMDKADSVKEMYGSSGFDIMVGNNNENLLDPYTGGALMFGGEGKDTYVIKHGYGKYLMIDNFAEDQSVDTVLVDMDFLDGSQVALSSSTEDLNVMITTKEEQLELSLLNYNKGYQHQHVEFQSSDGVNFKLKSQNSTGGLPFVDIEAFKVTLKQSQVDCRLDLSSQNNLSHVHTVQGCPLQSNDILGNAQDNALIGGWKDDILEGGEGDDTLIGGSGDDALIGDLGDDTLYGEDGNDTMLGNSGQDVFIPGPGADLVDGGPGRDTVLYRGDHDTGKGVYVNLLTGQGHYADAEGDVLKDVETVIGTIYPDILVSGYESSLLKGSDGSDILVSTGDDYLVGGDGNDIYLLAFDHGSVTINNCAKDNATDVLYLSSRSNLKFDYQLLSDGVLLTFFGFDQTTLKIALEGWSSDDNECGHLKLVSRGVEVSVDWLLKKCRKKAAN, from the coding sequence gagtttgAGAACTTATTGGCTGCTATTGAAGAACATAAGATACGGGACTGGCTGCTAAGCGCTTCAGAGATCTCTCACAGCTACAGCCAGAAACTTCTGGTCACGACTGATAAAGAAAAGTCGACAAATGACCGAGTCCAGCAGGAATACAGCATAGATCCTCATTACTCAGTAATAATCAGCAAAGAATGCCTCCACAATGCCTCATGTGTACCAGAAACAGACAGCTACACTGTGGTGAAGATATTTGGAAGTGTTTCCGACGATGGACAGACTTTGTCTGGCCTTTCCGGTTCGTCTCTTGCAGAGCTGATGTTGAAACCGTCACTGGAAGCTGTACCAGTTTTCTCCCTTGATGGAAACACGACCACAGTTTTCCAACACAACTTCATGAGGATCTTTATGGTCCGTGGCGTCAAAGCTGTGTTAGAAACGAACCAGGAAAATCATCAGATTTACCAGGTCATGAATCAACCCGACTCGGTTTCTGGCTACCGAATTCCACAAAGACCAGTTGATCATAGCACCCAGTATGACCACCAGCAGATCCTCATTATGGAGGATGACCCTATTGTCAGAAAGGCTGCTGAATATCTTTATGCAAAGCACCCAAAAGTCAGCTCTGTCTACGCTCTTGATAAAAACCAAAAGCCTAAACTGATTCACGGTGACTCCGTACCTCTCTCAGAGGACAGCAGGCTGGTGCTGGTAGGCCACGGCAAGAGAGACAACTCAGGACAGGTGAGACTGGCAGATTACACCGCCACAGAAGTCACCAAAATCGTGCAACAAACCTTCAGGGTTGGTAATAAAATCAAAACGACGAGTGTGGTGGCCTGCGAGGTCGGATCAGATAAAGCGTTTGTTGAAACCCTGCTGAAGGAGCTTCATGAGACCGCCAACATCGAGACAGAGGTGCATCTCAGGGATGCTGTGCTGCAGGTCAggcacacaggagagaaaatcaCCCAAGACATCTCCACAGATGGGCTGGCAGAATGGCGACATAAAGATGACAGCAAGAAGGTGGTGGCAACCCTTGATCGGAATGGAAACGTGATTGTTAGAAATGAGCCTGGCAGCAAAGGAGAACCAGTTTTTACcagtgaaagaaacacactAATTAATGAATATGTAGGAAATCGATTTAAGGCCTACAAAAGCAGCTGGCCAGACCAGCCACAGAGATTCATTCACCACAAAGCTTCTGCAAAGTTTGACCAAAATGTTTGTGATGAACTTGAAGCTCTGTCCTGGGGATTCTTTCACGGAGACCTGCCCGAGCCAAAAAAAGTGAACTTTAACAATTTGAGGCAAATAGAGCAGCATTTTGTAATAGGGAAACacattaataatgataaaaacataGAGTGGATAACAGATCACCAAGAACTAAAGAATATTCTTTCCAAGTGTTACGAGGTTAATTCAGGAGAAGATGTCAGAAAAGTCATCCGTCACTACGCAAAGACTGGAGAGGAGAAGCCCACGTACCTGATGGTCAAAGACTGGATTTATGTTGTTGACCCAAAGAATCTGTATGACTATCCAGTTGGGAAAAGGCTTGACAACaatcaaagacaaaataagaacACAATAAAGGAAATTAGGAACTGCATTGAAAAACAGATAGGCAATGAAAAATATCCAGACATGAGAGCACACATTGTTGATAAAAATATACCTAACTCAAAAGAGCGTTATGTTCAATATGTTAAAGATATTTTTCTTGGAGAGCACACAACTCATCTTCCGCTCTCCACTGAGGCCTGGTGCACCACATATTTCACTGCATCAGTTATATCTGAATCGGCCAGAAACTTCCGAACATTTCCTCTGGTTCTTACGGCCCTGGATATGTTTGAAAGCCCAAATAACAACATCAAGGAGCAAGGACTGGATTTTTTCTTTGACGAACACCCAATGGCAAGAGGGTCCAGTTGGATTGACCCAAGTAGGCGTGGATTTAGTGGCTCAGCAACACCCATCGGTTCTAGCAAATTAGGAAATACAGTAAATCCTCCGACTGAGGGGCAATTAATGTCTCACCTTGAGATGGTCTTAGAAAATGAGGTCAAACAGTACAAATCATGGCTTAAAGTAGATACAAAAAATAGTCAGTCTGAAATAATGAAGCTTGCAGAAAAATACCAAATAATTGAAAGTAATACAGCTGATCAACAAAACATCATCAACGATTACAAAACTTTTAAAGAACAAATAAGTGAACCCTCAGCCTCTGGCACATTAGGAGGCTACAATGATGGTCGCACAACATCCCAAGACCTAATGTCTGCCTCAAAGCTGGAGAATTCATTCAAACTTGAATCCCATTTCTCCAGACTAAAAGCATTATTTGCAGAACAAATTAACAGTCAGCTAAAGGCAAAATATGGTGAAAATACGGCAGGTTGGCGCATCCAGGAAGGCAGTGCCAGAATGGAGGATGGACAGGTCATATGTCACCTCGTGTCTGATGCTGCTGAAGTTGAACCTGTTGAGTTCAGGGTTAAGTTATCTGCAGAGAGTCAACGCTACAATGAGAAGATGCTGAAGACCATTGACACGGCAGTTCATGACTTGGAGGGTCATGTTTCAGGGTCCTCCCATCAAGTCAGCAAGTATGTAGAGCACACTGGGACTGCTGTCGGGATACTGGGCCTCATGCTGGGGATGAAGGGGGCTGCTCGTGCCCATGAACAAGGTGACACCGAACATGAAGTGGTGGGAGCTTTGCAAACTGCTCATGGAGCAGTAGCTATGGCAACATCTGTTATTGCAAAACAAGCTCTGTCCTCGGAGACACGGATCGCCAGAGCTGCAGCAGTAGTGATGAAAAGTCCTGTAATGAAGGGTACCATGGTAGTCTTACCATTGGTGGGAATTGGATTTGGAATATACAATGTTATAGAAGACGTGAAGAGAGGTGACCCTCTGGGCTACATTGATGCTGGCATAGATGTCAGCATGGTTGCTTTGGATGTTATTGAAATTGCTCAGCCTGAATTGGCACCGTTTATAGCGCCTGTCACCATGGCTCTATCAGTTGTCCGGATGGTTATTGATGATGTCTACATGAGCATAGAGAATGAACTAAAGAGCCTCCCGAAGGACGCTGGAGTTCTGGAGAAACTGGTGGCTGGTCTTCGTGGCTTTGGGAAAggaattttgcattttgcaattCATGTGGCAAGTATTTTTTATGATTGGCGTTACGACGAAATTGAAGAGGGACACAGGCTGGTTGCGCAGATATCAGACTATAGCAAATATTACAGAGTTACTAAGCAAGAGGATGGAACCAGTGCCATCGATTTTACTGCTGGTGACTCCTCCTGGAACGGAGGAGGCATTCACTTCTGCCTCGCTGACCAGGGTCAGTCTGAACTCTGCATGGACTACTTTGTATCTAGTGATGAGAGGATGACGAAGAGGTGCTGGGACATTGACACACAGGGAAGCCAGGATATTATTCTTGGCCTGGGAGAGTCACGTCAGTTAGAGTACAGCACACTGCAGAAGAAAGTGCTCATGTTCATACCAGCCGGTTCTGTCACTGTGGTTTCAGGTTATATACCTATATCTTATTCAAGATATGGGACTTACACGGGAAACAGAGACTCTAATCGTTTTTTTGCAATTCAGAAAGCAGAGGACCAACATGTGATTGAGGTCATGTTAAGTTACTACTACAAGCTTTACGGTGAACCAGGTGATGACGTATTCTACCTCGGCCCACAGAGAAGTTATGTTCAAGGCTCTGGTGGGAAAGACACTTACATCATTCCTAAAAATGGGGGGAAAACAATCATTAACAACTACGATCCTTCCAAAGCGCCAGACACTCTTCATTTCAGTGCTGATTACAGTCACATTTCTGTGTCTAAATCTGGAGATGATGTTGTGTTAATGTATGAAGGCAGTCATATGGTGGCCATAGAAAGGTGGTTTCTGGGGGAAGTGTATCGTCACATGAGCATGATGTCAGGAGATGGCGTCTTGTTTGAGATTTCCTCCAGGGTGGCTTCTTCTGTTCAGCTGGTGGCCAGAGGAATTAACAAGATGTTCAAGACACAAGGAGAGACTGTGGACACGTCACAGCCACTTCTAAGTACTGTGGTAAACATCTTTGGCTCTAGGAATGATGACGTGCTCATCGGGAACGGAGAGAACAATCTGatagatggaggaggaggtcgAGATCGTTTGATCGGTGGTGAAGGAGAAGACATATACATGGTGAAAGACAGGCAGCAGTCTTCAGTGCTGATTGAAAATTATTCCAGAGACACTAAAACAGACCTGGTCATAATAGAAGCAAATCTTCACACTTTTACAGTCAGAGTGCAACATGATAATGTTGTTCTGAACGCTTTCCATGGCAGTACTGCCCTCCATGTGACTTTGTTGAGGTGGTTCAGAtcaccagcagacagacacttACAAGTGGTCACAAAAGATCTCATCACTTTCACAGTCTCAGACAACAAGGCCGACTGCCAGCAGAGAAACCCGTTCACCAAGTGCATAAAAAGCCACCGCATCGACTACAGCAGCTCCCGGTCTCCTCTGGTGGTAGACCTCCAGAAGGACGAGGCTTTTGACAGCGTGACGGAGGTCCGCGGCTCAGAGTTCGACGACATCgtcagaggaaacaaagaacACAATGTTGTTGTACCAGGAAGAGGAAACGATTTCATTcagggcagaggaggagaggactgGTACGTCATCACACCAGGACAAGGAGTGAAAACCATCAACAACCAATCGCCAGATCAAGCCTTGGACGTTCTCTTCCTGAAAGAACAATATCAGCATATAACATGTACTTGTGAAGGACAGAACATCAACATTTTGGTATACGGCAGAAAAGATGTTACTTTACAGAACTGGTTTGAATCAAAAAATCATCAGCACCTGCAGGTCAAAACCAGCGATGGAATAACAGCTGGACTGATGCCCAACATCAGCAGCTGTGGCGAGTCTTTAATGTTACCCTTAACTGTTGATTACAGAAACCAGAAACCTGAAGCACTTGGGTGTTTCAGTTATAGATTCAAAGTTTCAGAAGAGGAAAGAGTCTTTTGCGACCATCAAGGCAAAGAGATGATGATGGATAAGGCTGATTCAGTGAAAGAAATGTACGGCTCCTCGGGTTTCGACATCATGGTCGGAAACAATAATGAGAATCTGCTTGATCCTTACACCGGAGGGGCGCTGATGTTTGGAGGTGAAGGAAAGGACACTTACGTAATCAAACATGGATATGGAAAGTACTTAATGATTGATAACTTTGCAGAAGATCAGAGTGTTGATACCGTGTTGGTTGACATGGATTTCCTTGATGGCAGCCAAGTCGCGCTCAGCTCATCAACAGAAGATCTGAATGTGATGATCACAACAAAAGAGGAACAGCTTGAATTGAGTTTGCTCAACTACAATAAAGGTTACCAGCATCAGCATGTGGAATTTCAGAGCTCTGACGGAGTgaattttaaactgaagtcaCAAAACTCAACTGGAGGTTTGCCTTTCGTTGACATTGAAGCTTTCAAAGTGACTCTGAAACAATCTCAGGTTGACTGCCGTTTGGACCTCAGCTCTCAGAACAATCTGTCACACGTCCATACAGTGCAAGGCTGTCCCCTTCAGTCCAATGACATACTGGGAAACGCTCAAGACAACGCTCTAATTGGTGGGTGGAAGGATGACATCTTggagggaggtgaaggagaCGACACACTGAtaggaggaagtggagatgacGCTCTCATTGGTGACTTGGGAGACGACACTCTTTATGGCGAAGATGGAAATGACACCATGTTGGGAAACTCTGGCCAGGACGTCTTCATCCCTGGACCAGGGGCTGATCTGGTGGACGGAGGTCCTGGCAGAGACACTGTTCTGTACCGGGGAGACCATGACACTGGTAAAGGGGTTTATGTTAACCTTCTGACTGGACAAGGCCACTATGCTGATGCCGAGGGGGACGTGTTGAAGGACGTGGAGACGGTCATTGGCACCATCTATCCTGATATCTTGGTGTCGGGCTATGAAAGTTCTCTTCTCAAAGGCTCGGACGGCAGTGACATCTTGGTGTCCACAGGTGATGATTACCTGGTCGGGGGTGATGGAAATGACATTTACCTGTTGGCTTTTGACCACGGTTCAGTCACCATTAACAACTGTGCGAAGGACAACGCCACAGACGTCTTGTACTTGAGCTCACGTTCAAATCTGAAATTTGACTATCAGCTTTTATCTGACGGAGTTCTTCTGACTTTCTTTGGATTTGACCAAACAACTCTTAAAATTGCACTGGAAGGCTGGAGCAGTGATGATAATGAATGTGGCCATCTGAAGTTGGTTTCCAGAGGGGTGGAGGTGTCAGTGGACTGGCTGCTAAAAAAGTGTCGGAAGAAAGCTGCTAACTGA